ACAACGTCGTATGGCCCGGTCTCGTCCCCCTCAGCGGGCAACAGCACCTCAACCAGAGTGAGTTGATCGCCCAGCGGCATGAATGGGATAGCATCCACCCACCCAATATGACGCAGCTGTATCCCGCCTTCACCGCCCTCCTCTACCTTCAGGAGTTGACCCGCACACTGAGCACAGAGCCGGTGGACTCCACGAACAACGCCCCACGGTCGTTTGCTCGCTGGATGCTGCCGGAACAGCAACTGCTGGCGGCCCTGACCGTTCACGGCGTGAGCGCGGACGCCATCGCCAAGGTGGTGCAACGCACCCGGAACGCCATCGAACGCCGGAATCAGGATATTGAGGCAGGAAAGACCCGGGCTGCGTCCATCAAGGATCTGCCGCTCAGTCCCCTGAAACTCAGCGAGCGCGACGTGGAACTGCTGATCCGCTGGGCTGAGCCGCCGCTGCGTAACCCACTCGGCTGGCAATACGGTGCGCCCTGGGTCACCGATGTGCTGGCTCCGTCGACGCACCCGGTTCTGCGGATCGTCGAAGTGCATCCGGATCAGTCGCCGCTGAAGACCACCGGACGGGAACCGAGGGACGCGGCGTATGAGGAGATGGCGGCGCGGGTCACCTGGGTCGATGTGGCTACCCGCCTGACGCATCAGTCCGGCCAGATCCTGCTGCCCTGGCCAGATGATCACCAGACCCAGCAGCTGGCCATCCGGGAGGCCCTGCGGCGCGCCAAGGGCAAATCACCGCCGAAACGAACCGTCCTCGAGTTCCCCTTCCGTGACCCCCGGCAACAGCAACAGGCGACGGTCCTGATCGACCGCCCAGAAGCCTGGTTCCTGGCGGACATCGCCAAAGTGCAGGCCCAGGTCGTCGTCCTGGTGATCCCGGCGCTGCTGGCTCCGGCGGACCCACGTCCACCGCCAGTCCCTCCGACCCAGAGACCTGTATGGCCTCACCTCCTGACGAAAGCGGAACTGCCCGCTCTGCTACGGGCTGTATCGCCAGCCGCCGCCAAAGTGAACTGGGCGAACCGGGAGCACCTGATCGAGCGTTGGAGTGAGAAGCGGCGAGTCGAGGTCATCCAGCAGCACGGCGTTCCCAATACGACCCACATACCTGCGAGACTGGACTGGCCAGCCCTGCGGATTCTTCCACCCAGCGGTCAGGTGGTGGCCCACCGAAAGGAATTGCTCGTCCGGGCTGCCGTCTGGTACAGCCTGACGCAGCAGCGGACAGCCCATTTGCCTGAAGACCTGACGCAGCACCTGGATACGCTACTGCCCCGTCATGCCTCAGACCATGTCTCGCTGATCTGTGACGCCTTGACCGGTCCCGGTCCAACATCCGTTCCCACATCTGAGGCCGTGCTGGCCCGGATCTGGGCAGATGTCCGACACCTCAGTGACCCAGGCCCAAGTGACCTTCAGTTCGCCGTCGGCACCCACGAGATCATGGACTACATCGGTCACTGACAGGTCAATACGGAGCGAAGAGCACAGGAGGAGCGCTCAAAGAACATCGAACTTCCTCAGACATGAAGAGAATTCCTTTCGAAAACGAATTTCCGCCCCATTGCCTGACGATTCTTTCGGCAAAAAGCTCACCAAATACGACTGTAGAAATTTTCAGCAATGGCTTCAGGTGAGCAATCTACCTACGTGACTTCTAGCCGCCTTACCATTATAGTCTTTCGTAAGGAGGAAGCCATGCGTGTAATTGCGACGATGACCAGCAAGGGGCAAGTCACGGTGCCCCGTGAGGTGCGCGAAAAATTGGGACTGAAACAGGGCGACGGCCTGGTCTTTGAGATCGAAGGGAACACCATCACCCTGCTCACGCCCCAGGAGGACAACCCGTTCGACGCCTTCATCGGCACCCTCCCGCCACTGCCTCAAGACGCCAGAAGTTTCTGGCGAGAGCGGCGTGATGGAGACGCCGAGGAGTGAGTCACTGCATCGACACCAACGTACTCAGCGCGCTGCTCAGTGCCGAACCCAACGCCCACCGCATTTCCAGTGCCCTGAATGTCCTACGTGCCGCCGGACCGCTGATCATTCACGGCAGCGTCTACGCTGAGTTGCTGGCCGCTCCAGGCAATACGCCGAATCACCTGGACGGCTTCCTGAAGCGGGGCCAGATTCAAGTCGATTGGGACACGGGTGAATCCATCTGGCAGGCGAGTGGCCGGGCCTACAGCGCATATGCCAAAAGAAGGAGCAAATCTGGCGGCGGTAAGCCCAGACGCATCCTGGCCGATTTTCTGATCGGTGCACATGCGCTCTCACTCGGAGCCGGTCTGGTGACGCTCGACGAGACCCACTACCGCAGCGCTTACCCGAACTTGCCGCTGGTGCTGCCCTAAATGATCGCATCAAATAAGATGAATAGCTACTTTGGAGAAAGCCTGTGCTCAAAGGAGATCTGGAGTGCGGGCCATCCATCTCGGAAGTGCCGAAGCTGTTTACTCGCTGACAGTCATTCTCACTCTTGGCTCTCAGAAATCGGACAGTCTTTGTCAGTCTTAAATTTGGCTCGTCTTCAGACCCATATCACCGTTTGCCAATAGCGATACCTTTGCGGGGAAAATGACCCATAAAGCCAATTTTGAGCGCTTGGACATCGACTGGAGAGTAGCGATACCTTTGCGGGATTTTTGTATTGAAATTCAATAACTACTGGCCTAGACAGGGTTGAGCCTGCTTTCACCCTGTAGCGATACCTTTGCGGGATTTGGGAAAAGAATAGCGATACCTTTGCGGGATTTGGGAAAGCTTCCCATAGCGATACCTTTGCGGGGAAAATGGCTGATACCCGTTCTGGACGTTATTTACACATTTCTTGAAGCCACAGGACTCCATTCAGACCATTAGCGATACCTTTGCGGGGAAACATTCCAAAACTAGCGATACCTTTGCGGGATTTGGAGACAAAATAGCGATACCTTTGCGGGGAAAAACTGGAAAAAGCCGTCTGGGACGCTCGTCAGATTTGTCCTTGTTGTTGTTTTTTTATATCTTTTAAAGTAGTTAAAGAACAACAACAGGAGCACGGATGCCGAACAAGCCAAAAACTCCAAATTTGCATGATGAGCTGAATTTTGCTCGCTTTGGCGTGATCAGCATGCACTCCCGAATCGATCAGCAAATCACCAGTTGGCAAACCGAGTTCACCGTCAACGGTCGAACATTCAGAATTGAGGCGATAACGCCAGTCGGACGTCCCCACGGAATCGATACCGATACATTGGTATCTCTGGAAACGCTCTTTGTCGCCAACGGCTGTCCTGAGGACAACTGGGTGCACACCACGGCTTATGAAGTTCGGGAGTTGATGGGGCTTGCCAACAACGGCGAGAACTATCACCGCCTGAGACAGAGTATCCGGCGGTTGTATTTCACCAGCATCCTGGTGGGTCGAAAGACTACCCTAACCAGATCCCAGAAGGTAGCCTGGGACAACGTCGGGGTGCGCTTTCTGGATGGACTGCGCTACAGAGATAGCGAGGATGATGGTGAACTGAGTACGCTTGACAGTGACGCGACTCTCAGTATCCGGCTGGGTGAGCAACTTGCCGCCAGTATCCGGGCCGGTATCTCACAGGTGCTAGACGGCCAACTGCTCTATCAGCTGGAGCAGCCGCCCGCTCGGGCGCTTTACCGCACCATGCAGGCGCACCGCCGTCAAGACGACGGTACTTTGCTGAGTGAGCTGCGTGTGCCCCTTACAGAGTGGCGACAAGCCACTGGACTGACTGCTGACCGTAGTGATCTGGTGCGCCGCGCTCTGGAGGCGGCGCACCAGGAGCTGATCGCCAACCGATATCTGGAAAGCGCAGTGATCGAAGGACGCGGTAAGAAGGCGGTCGCACATTACACCTTTGCGGACGTCAATGCCGCAGATCCGGTGCTGGTGGTGTTGCTGCGGCAGGCTGGTGTGGCTGTCACGCGGGCAACGATTCTGGCTAGCCGTTATCCTGACCGAGTGGAAACTGCCCTGCAATTTCTAGCCTCTCGTCAGCGCACTGTTGGGAGCGTCCGTAATCCGGGTGGATTGGTGGCCGATTTTCTGGAGCGTCCGGACAAGTACGAGATTCTTCAAGAAGTTGTTTCGCCTGAATCGCAGCTTCAAGAGCGCCGACAGCTTCTAAAACAACAGAAAGTAGCCGCTGAGCATTTGGTTCAGCAGCAAGCTGACGCACACCTTGAGCAGCTAAGAGCCGCTTCACCTACAGAACAGTGGGTGGCCCAGCGCTCGACTCTGCAATTGATGCTCAAAAAGCATTTAAGTGCCGCACAGTGGCAAGAGCTTGAGGCTTTAGCTCAGCGCGGTGACATCTTGGCGGTTGACCTGTCCAGTTCGCTCATT
This portion of the Deinococcus detaillensis genome encodes:
- the mazE gene encoding type II toxin-antitoxin system MazE family antitoxin; this encodes MRVIATMTSKGQVTVPREVREKLGLKQGDGLVFEIEGNTITLLTPQEDNPFDAFIGTLPPLPQDARSFWRERRDGDAEE
- a CDS encoding type II toxin-antitoxin system VapC family toxin, translated to MSHCIDTNVLSALLSAEPNAHRISSALNVLRAAGPLIIHGSVYAELLAAPGNTPNHLDGFLKRGQIQVDWDTGESIWQASGRAYSAYAKRRSKSGGGKPRRILADFLIGAHALSLGAGLVTLDETHYRSAYPNLPLVLP
- a CDS encoding replication initiator protein A, giving the protein MPNKPKTPNLHDELNFARFGVISMHSRIDQQITSWQTEFTVNGRTFRIEAITPVGRPHGIDTDTLVSLETLFVANGCPEDNWVHTTAYEVRELMGLANNGENYHRLRQSIRRLYFTSILVGRKTTLTRSQKVAWDNVGVRFLDGLRYRDSEDDGELSTLDSDATLSIRLGEQLAASIRAGISQVLDGQLLYQLEQPPARALYRTMQAHRRQDDGTLLSELRVPLTEWRQATGLTADRSDLVRRALEAAHQELIANRYLESAVIEGRGKKAVAHYTFADVNAADPVLVVLLRQAGVAVTRATILASRYPDRVETALQFLASRQRTVGSVRNPGGLVADFLERPDKYEILQEVVSPESQLQERRQLLKQQKVAAEHLVQQQADAHLEQLRAASPTEQWVAQRSTLQLMLKKHLSAAQWQELEALAQRGDILAVDLSSSLIEATAKSCLSDRIEQLKRHLSPLLAFQ